A region from the Methylocystis iwaonis genome encodes:
- a CDS encoding putative bifunctional diguanylate cyclase/phosphodiesterase: protein MQAKASTNPRSAAEAEIYADLVETLFDTTHSLVTGILSGVLVPAIAWISTRETSYLWLAGLMSLIGVYRVHVLLSHDRAPIEARRRDAEIWERRYAVGAISFMVTLGVATAILFNYHQNEIAAYYGVIIMTGVTGNLAARNAARPNIVFWQMMGTCMPLAFTIIFNFSPWYWGISAFLGFGALAVFKTTKFLKNILVSALRNGRDAMRQRQKFSIALNSMTHGLCMGDSSLTISVMNRRIVEFFGIVAAATPIKLDALAHAIGRTANMSPAEIEEFKELWMRHAAMPQATVFMRRIGERYFNFHCERAEGGAFVTVIEDVSTQQRALREIERIAHFDELTGLPNRYHFQDALGADMLRLGVTEGNAVLITVDLDRFKEVNDTLGHMVGDKLLAHVGARLSACAPTPNLVARLGGDEFCILMRAPHEASQIDAMSAVILKELSRPFRIDGHRITVGATIGLAIAPQDADTPIGLLKCADLALYEAKLGARGTAVRYSPKMQDALLEKRAIEEELREALVKDELALFYQPIVDSRRGAIVAMEALVRWRHPERGIISPGVFIPVAEQTGLIVEIGAWVLRRACEDAVAWPRHVRVAVNLAPKQFHQADLIDTIATALDDSGLDPDRLELEITESTLISNTDDIQAKLAKIDALGARLSLDDFETGYSSLSYLNRFPVKKVKIDQAFSRQAIESPKTQAIISAISALAKDLNLDLVAEGVETQAQLGFMASKNIFLIQGYLYSKPRPIEELAPLLECWSDAPRLESAA from the coding sequence ATGCAGGCCAAAGCCTCGACCAATCCCAGATCCGCCGCCGAAGCGGAAATTTACGCCGATCTCGTCGAGACGCTGTTCGACACGACGCACTCGCTCGTCACCGGCATTCTGTCGGGCGTGCTCGTCCCCGCCATTGCCTGGATTTCGACGAGAGAAACCTCCTATCTCTGGCTCGCGGGCCTGATGTCGTTGATCGGCGTCTATCGCGTTCATGTCCTGCTTTCCCATGATCGCGCGCCGATCGAGGCGCGTCGCCGGGATGCAGAGATTTGGGAACGGCGCTACGCCGTCGGCGCGATAAGCTTTATGGTCACGCTCGGCGTCGCCACCGCAATATTGTTCAATTACCACCAAAACGAAATTGCGGCCTATTACGGCGTCATCATCATGACCGGCGTCACGGGGAATCTCGCGGCCCGCAACGCTGCGCGTCCGAATATCGTGTTCTGGCAAATGATGGGCACCTGCATGCCCCTCGCCTTCACGATTATTTTCAACTTTTCTCCCTGGTATTGGGGCATCTCGGCGTTTCTCGGGTTTGGCGCGCTGGCGGTCTTCAAGACCACGAAGTTCCTCAAGAACATTCTCGTCTCCGCGCTGCGTAACGGCCGCGACGCCATGCGCCAGCGCCAGAAGTTCAGCATCGCCCTGAACTCCATGACCCATGGCCTCTGCATGGGCGACTCTTCGCTAACCATCTCGGTGATGAATCGGCGCATCGTCGAGTTTTTCGGAATCGTCGCCGCTGCAACGCCCATCAAGCTCGACGCGCTGGCTCACGCCATTGGCCGCACCGCCAATATGTCGCCGGCGGAAATCGAGGAGTTCAAGGAACTCTGGATGCGGCACGCCGCTATGCCGCAAGCGACCGTCTTCATGCGGCGGATCGGCGAACGCTACTTCAACTTCCACTGTGAGCGCGCCGAAGGCGGGGCTTTCGTCACGGTCATCGAGGACGTGAGCACCCAGCAACGAGCGCTGCGCGAAATCGAGCGCATCGCTCATTTCGACGAACTGACGGGCCTTCCCAATCGCTATCATTTCCAGGACGCGCTCGGCGCGGACATGCTCCGCCTCGGCGTGACCGAGGGGAACGCCGTCCTGATCACGGTCGATCTCGATCGCTTCAAGGAAGTCAACGACACGCTTGGCCATATGGTCGGCGACAAGCTGCTCGCCCATGTCGGCGCGCGGCTCAGCGCCTGCGCCCCGACGCCGAATCTGGTCGCCCGGCTCGGCGGCGACGAATTCTGCATCTTGATGCGCGCGCCGCATGAGGCGTCGCAGATCGACGCGATGAGCGCCGTTATTCTGAAGGAATTGAGCCGCCCCTTCCGGATCGACGGGCATCGCATCACGGTCGGCGCGACGATTGGCCTTGCGATCGCGCCGCAAGACGCCGACACTCCCATCGGCCTGCTCAAATGCGCCGATCTGGCGCTTTACGAAGCCAAATTGGGGGCTCGCGGGACAGCGGTCCGATACAGCCCGAAAATGCAGGACGCTTTGCTCGAGAAGCGCGCCATCGAGGAAGAGCTCCGCGAAGCGTTGGTCAAAGACGAGCTGGCGCTATTCTACCAGCCGATCGTCGACTCCCGCCGCGGCGCGATCGTCGCGATGGAGGCGCTGGTTCGCTGGCGCCACCCCGAGCGCGGCATCATCTCCCCCGGCGTCTTCATTCCCGTCGCCGAACAGACTGGCTTGATCGTCGAAATCGGCGCATGGGTTCTGCGACGGGCCTGCGAGGACGCGGTCGCCTGGCCGCGGCATGTCCGAGTCGCCGTCAATCTTGCGCCGAAACAGTTCCATCAGGCCGACCTCATCGACACGATCGCGACGGCGCTCGACGACAGTGGTCTCGACCCGGACAGGCTGGAGCTCGAAATCACCGAGTCGACCCTGATCAGCAACACCGATGACATCCAGGCGAAGCTCGCGAAAATCGACGCTCTGGGCGCGCGGCTGTCTCTCGACGATTTCGAGACCGGCTACAGCAGCCTGAGCTATCTGAACCGCTTCCCCGTGAAGAAGGTGAAGATCGATCAAGCCTTCTCGCGACAGGCGATCGAGTCCCCCAAAACGCAGGCGATCATCAGCGCCATTTCGGCGCTGGCGAAAGACCTCAATCTCGACCTTGTCGCCGAGGGCGTGGAAACACAGGCCCAGCTCGGCTTCATGGCGAGCAAGAATATTTTCTTGATCCAGGGCTATCTCTACAGCAAGCCGCGTCCGATCGAGGAGCTTGCGCCGCTCCTCGAATGCTGGAGCGACGCGCCGCGGCTCGAAAGCGCCGCCTGA
- a CDS encoding ABC-F family ATP-binding cassette domain-containing protein → MLTINDLTYRLGDRLLFDKAGAFLPGRARAGFVGRNGAGKTTLFRLIAGEIAAESGNIALPARTRLGRVEQEAPGGPTRLIDFVLAADVERAELLTRAETAHDGHDIAEIQTRLADIDAHSAPARAAAILHGLGFDAEAQQRPLSEFSGGWRMRVALAAVLFSAPDLLLLDEPTNYLDLEGTLWLVDYLARYPASVLVISHDRDLLDDVATHILHLERGRLTLYKGNYTSFEKQRREAALLAAKGAKKQEEQRKHLQEFVDRFRAKATKARQAQSRLKMLERMEPVAAIVDDSVLPIYLPSPEKPLSPPIIALERVSIGYGERVVLSRLSLSISNDDRIGLLGANGNGKSTFAKLLGGRLSPMAGNMVRAAKLEAGFFAQHQVDDLNENDTPYLVFSRLMPDAPEARVRARAAQTGFSGARADTKVAHLSGGEKARLLMGVTAFNAPHLLILDEPTNHLDIDSRAALIEAINDYEGAVVLVSHDRYLLEACADRLWLVADGTVKPFDGDMDDYARLVLSKTKAEEPKREAAPAAAAEMAPKRRDAGFYRRKLAEAEAKVEKFTQLLGRVDEMLAAPDAFSRNPQEAAKLAAQREELAKALALAEEQWLELAAEAEG, encoded by the coding sequence ATGCTCACCATCAATGATCTCACCTACCGCCTCGGCGATCGGCTGCTCTTCGATAAGGCGGGCGCCTTTCTGCCGGGCCGCGCGCGCGCCGGCTTTGTGGGGCGCAACGGCGCCGGCAAGACGACGCTTTTTCGCCTCATCGCCGGGGAAATTGCCGCCGAATCGGGCAATATCGCCCTTCCGGCCCGCACGCGGCTCGGCCGCGTCGAGCAGGAGGCTCCGGGCGGGCCGACCCGGCTCATCGACTTCGTGCTCGCGGCCGACGTCGAGCGCGCCGAGCTTCTCACCCGCGCCGAGACCGCGCATGACGGGCATGACATCGCCGAGATTCAGACCCGCCTCGCTGACATCGACGCCCATTCCGCGCCGGCGCGCGCGGCGGCGATTCTCCATGGTCTCGGCTTCGACGCCGAAGCCCAGCAACGGCCGCTGTCGGAGTTCTCGGGCGGCTGGCGCATGCGCGTGGCGCTCGCGGCGGTGCTCTTCTCGGCGCCCGACCTTCTGCTGCTCGACGAGCCGACCAATTATCTCGACCTCGAAGGAACGCTTTGGCTTGTCGATTATCTCGCGCGCTATCCGGCGAGCGTGCTGGTCATCAGCCACGACCGCGACCTGCTCGACGATGTGGCGACGCATATTCTGCATCTCGAACGGGGCAGGCTGACGCTCTACAAGGGCAATTACACGTCTTTCGAGAAACAGCGGCGCGAGGCGGCGCTGCTCGCCGCCAAAGGCGCCAAGAAGCAGGAAGAGCAGCGCAAGCATCTGCAGGAATTCGTCGACCGCTTCCGCGCCAAGGCCACCAAGGCGCGCCAAGCCCAGTCGCGCCTCAAAATGCTGGAGAGGATGGAGCCGGTCGCGGCGATCGTCGACGACAGCGTGCTGCCGATCTATCTCCCGTCGCCCGAGAAGCCCTTGTCGCCGCCGATCATCGCGCTGGAGCGGGTTTCCATCGGCTATGGCGAGCGCGTGGTGCTCTCGCGCCTGTCGCTCTCCATCTCCAACGACGACCGCATCGGCCTCCTCGGCGCGAACGGCAACGGCAAATCGACCTTCGCGAAGCTCCTCGGCGGACGGCTTTCGCCCATGGCCGGCAATATGGTGCGCGCGGCGAAGCTGGAGGCGGGCTTCTTCGCCCAGCATCAGGTCGACGATCTCAACGAGAACGACACGCCTTATCTCGTCTTCTCGCGGCTGATGCCCGACGCCCCCGAGGCGCGGGTGCGGGCGCGGGCGGCGCAGACGGGTTTTTCGGGCGCGCGGGCCGACACCAAAGTGGCGCATCTCTCGGGCGGCGAGAAGGCGCGGCTGCTCATGGGCGTCACCGCGTTCAACGCGCCGCATCTCCTTATCCTCGACGAGCCGACGAACCATCTCGACATCGACAGCCGCGCCGCGCTGATCGAGGCGATCAACGATTATGAGGGGGCGGTGGTGCTGGTCTCGCACGACCGCTATCTGCTGGAGGCCTGCGCCGACCGGCTATGGCTCGTGGCCGATGGGACGGTGAAGCCCTTCGACGGCGATATGGACGACTACGCCAGGCTGGTGTTGTCCAAGACCAAGGCGGAGGAGCCCAAACGCGAGGCGGCTCCGGCGGCGGCGGCCGAGATGGCGCCGAAGCGGCGCGACGCGGGGTTCTATCGCCGCAAGCTGGCGGAGGCGGAGGCGAAGGTCGAGAAATTCACCCAGCTTTTGGGGCGCGTCGACGAGATGCTCGCCGCGCCTGACGCGTTTTCGCGCAATCCGCAGGAGGCGGCAAAGCTCGCGGCGCAGCGCGAGGAGCTGGCCAAGGCGCTGGCTTTGGCGGAGGAGCAGTGGCTGGAGCTGGCGGCCGAGGCGGAGGGGTGA
- a CDS encoding enoyl-CoA hydratase — protein MRVVSSKDWSAFTNTSTGVRTHWLRQREALVLSKTRPGFDRASAHKISGVLREIAGGEQPQLRFLVFDFAEGAGAAVAPDGFAEMVAATAELIIDTPVITIAWARSLLAGLDFDFAMNCAAIVAEREACFSFAGEPFDLFGLYAAVGRRIGFSRTERLIESEQTLSAAEARDLMLVRDVVPAQPEFSGISTYLTQFDRHYNASHAIFRAQRMAEPPIDRRPVIDIVHR, from the coding sequence ATGAGAGTTGTTTCGAGTAAAGATTGGTCTGCGTTTACAAATACTTCAACTGGCGTACGAACGCATTGGCTCCGGCAGCGCGAAGCGCTGGTTCTCTCCAAAACCCGGCCGGGGTTCGATCGCGCCAGCGCTCACAAGATCTCCGGCGTCCTGCGTGAGATCGCCGGCGGCGAGCAGCCGCAACTGAGATTTCTGGTGTTCGACTTCGCTGAAGGCGCCGGCGCTGCGGTCGCGCCGGACGGTTTCGCGGAAATGGTGGCGGCCACTGCGGAGCTGATTATCGACACCCCCGTCATCACGATCGCATGGGCGCGTTCGCTTCTTGCCGGTCTGGATTTCGATTTTGCGATGAATTGCGCTGCGATCGTGGCTGAAAGGGAAGCGTGTTTTTCCTTTGCCGGCGAACCCTTCGACCTTTTCGGCCTCTATGCCGCGGTCGGTCGCCGGATCGGCTTTTCCAGAACGGAGCGGCTGATCGAAAGCGAGCAAACCCTTTCAGCCGCCGAGGCGCGCGATCTGATGCTGGTCAGGGATGTTGTGCCGGCGCAGCCAGAGTTTTCTGGCATCTCGACCTATCTGACGCAATTCGACCGGCACTATAACGCGTCCCACGCAATCTTCCGCGCGCAGCGCATGGCCGAACCGCCGATCGATCGGCGGCCGGTCATCGACATCGTGCATCGATAG
- a CDS encoding GNAT family N-acetyltransferase — protein MGESFAVRDNSARSRFELDLDGSMALAEYTLTDGVMTFTHTETPPALQGRGAASKLIHGALLAARARGLKVRATCSFVVAYLERHPEFADLTPSSDPR, from the coding sequence ATGGGAGAGAGCTTTGCCGTGCGCGATAACTCGGCCCGGAGCCGCTTCGAACTCGATCTCGACGGGTCGATGGCGCTCGCGGAATATACGCTCACCGACGGGGTGATGACCTTCACCCACACGGAAACGCCCCCTGCCCTGCAGGGCCGCGGCGCGGCGTCGAAGCTGATCCACGGGGCGCTGTTGGCGGCGCGGGCGCGCGGGCTCAAGGTGCGGGCGACGTGTTCTTTCGTTGTGGCTTATTTGGAGCGGCATCCGGAGTTTGCGGATTTGACGCCCTCATCCGACCCTCGCTGA
- a CDS encoding endonuclease domain-containing protein, whose product MRDDTPKARFTQARSLRRNMTVAEDMLWRCLRGRAFEGLKFRRQVPIGPYIADFACLERRLIVELDGRPHEKPEQKAHDRRRDAWFFANGWRVLRLDNERVIGGAALNDIALWMRPPSSDPR is encoded by the coding sequence ATGCGCGACGACACGCCGAAAGCCCGCTTCACCCAAGCCCGCAGCCTGCGTCGTAACATGACGGTCGCCGAGGACATGCTCTGGCGCTGCTTACGTGGCCGAGCCTTCGAGGGGCTGAAGTTCCGCCGGCAGGTCCCGATTGGTCCTTACATTGCGGACTTCGCCTGCCTCGAACGCCGGCTCATCGTCGAGCTGGACGGCCGGCCGCATGAGAAGCCCGAGCAGAAGGCGCATGACCGTCGGCGGGATGCTTGGTTTTTCGCGAACGGGTGGCGGGTGCTGCGGCTGGACAATGAGCGGGTAATTGGGGGCGCGGCGCTGAACGATATTGCTTTGTGGATGCGGCCGCCCTCATCCGACCCTCGCTGA
- a CDS encoding ABC transporter ATP-binding protein, with protein MSEAVLELRNIARHYREGDARLDILVDVDLAIYPGETVALVAPSGAGKSTLLHIAGLLERADGGETLINSAPTSKMNDRERTSLRRSAIGFVYQFHHLLPEFSALENVVLPQMINGLGRKDAEGRAQQLLEYLRLGTRASHRPSELSGGEQQRVAIARAVANAPHLLLADEPTGNLDPRTAEHVFATLLTLARHSGLAALIATHNLDLAEQMDRRVTLRDGRVEELP; from the coding sequence ATGAGCGAAGCCGTTCTCGAACTGCGCAATATCGCGCGGCATTACCGCGAAGGCGATGCGCGCCTCGATATTCTCGTCGACGTCGATCTGGCGATCTATCCGGGCGAGACGGTCGCGCTGGTCGCCCCCTCTGGCGCCGGCAAATCCACGCTGCTGCACATCGCCGGGCTTCTGGAGCGCGCCGACGGCGGGGAGACGCTGATCAATTCGGCGCCCACCTCGAAGATGAACGACCGGGAGCGCACCAGCCTGCGTCGCTCCGCGATCGGCTTCGTTTATCAGTTCCACCATCTGCTGCCGGAGTTCTCGGCGCTGGAGAATGTCGTTCTGCCGCAGATGATCAACGGCCTCGGCCGTAAGGACGCCGAGGGCCGCGCGCAGCAATTATTGGAGTATCTGCGCCTCGGGACGCGCGCGTCGCATCGGCCGTCGGAACTGTCGGGGGGCGAGCAGCAGCGCGTCGCCATTGCGCGGGCGGTCGCCAATGCGCCGCATTTGCTTCTCGCGGACGAGCCGACCGGCAATCTCGACCCACGGACGGCGGAGCATGTCTTCGCGACCTTGCTGACGCTCGCCCGCCACTCGGGCCTCGCCGCGCTCATCGCGACGCATAATCTGGACCTCGCAGAACAAATGGACCGCCGCGTCACGCTGCGCGACGGCCGCGTCGAGGAGCTGCCGTAA
- the proS gene encoding proline--tRNA ligase → MRLSRYFLPILRETPKEAEIVSHRLMLRAGMIRQESAGIYAWLPLGLKVLNNITRIIREEQNRAGAVELLMPTIQSADLWRESGRYDAYGKEMLRINDRHDREMLFGPTNEEMVTEIFRAYVRSYKDLPLNLYHIQWKFRDEVRPRFGVMRSREFLMKDAYSFDLTAEGARHSYNKMFVAYLRTFARMGLTAIPMKAETGPIGGNLSHEFIILAETGESEVFCHKDFLSYAPPSANVDFDDAAALQGIVDSWTSRYAATSEMHDAEAFAAVPEDAKLSARGIEVGHIFYFGTKYSEPMKAVVNGPDGKEVVVQMGSYGIGPSRLVAAIIEAGHDEAGIVWPETVAPFHVGVADLKVGDAGTGKVCGELVQQLENAGLDVLHDDRDERPGAKFATLDLIGLPWQILVGPKGLAEGHVEVKRRKTGEREMLAPADAVARIIAAIKQAGA, encoded by the coding sequence ATGCGCCTGTCCCGTTATTTCCTGCCCATCCTGCGCGAGACTCCGAAAGAAGCCGAGATCGTCTCGCACCGGCTGATGCTGCGGGCGGGCATGATCCGGCAGGAATCCGCCGGTATCTACGCCTGGCTGCCGCTGGGCCTCAAAGTGCTGAACAACATCACCCGCATCATCCGCGAGGAGCAGAACCGCGCCGGCGCCGTCGAGCTGCTCATGCCGACGATCCAATCGGCGGACCTCTGGCGCGAATCCGGCCGCTACGACGCCTATGGCAAGGAGATGCTGCGCATCAACGATCGTCATGATCGTGAGATGCTCTTCGGCCCGACCAATGAGGAGATGGTCACGGAGATCTTTCGCGCCTATGTGCGCTCCTACAAGGATCTCCCGCTCAATCTCTATCATATCCAGTGGAAGTTCCGCGACGAGGTGCGCCCGCGCTTCGGCGTCATGCGCTCGCGCGAATTCCTCATGAAAGACGCCTATTCCTTCGACCTCACCGCCGAGGGCGCGCGCCACTCCTACAATAAAATGTTCGTGGCGTATCTGCGCACCTTCGCGCGCATGGGGCTCACCGCGATTCCGATGAAGGCGGAGACCGGCCCGATCGGCGGCAATCTCTCTCACGAGTTCATCATCCTCGCCGAGACCGGCGAGAGCGAGGTATTCTGCCACAAGGACTTCCTCTCCTACGCGCCGCCGTCCGCCAATGTCGATTTCGACGACGCGGCGGCGCTGCAGGGGATCGTGGACAGTTGGACCAGCCGCTACGCCGCGACCAGCGAGATGCACGACGCAGAGGCTTTCGCCGCCGTGCCCGAGGACGCCAAACTTTCCGCGCGCGGAATCGAAGTCGGCCATATTTTCTACTTCGGAACCAAATATTCGGAACCCATGAAGGCTGTGGTGAACGGCCCCGACGGCAAGGAGGTCGTCGTGCAAATGGGTTCCTATGGCATCGGCCCGTCGCGTCTCGTCGCCGCCATCATCGAGGCCGGCCATGACGAGGCCGGCATCGTGTGGCCGGAGACGGTGGCGCCCTTCCATGTCGGCGTGGCCGATCTCAAGGTCGGCGATGCGGGGACCGGCAAGGTCTGCGGCGAGCTCGTCCAGCAGCTCGAAAATGCGGGGCTCGACGTGCTGCACGACGATCGCGACGAACGTCCGGGCGCCAAATTCGCCACGCTCGATCTGATCGGCCTGCCTTGGCAGATTCTCGTGGGTCCGAAGGGGCTTGCCGAGGGCCATGTCGAGGTGAAGCGCCGCAAGACCGGCGAGCGTGAAATGCTCGCGCCGGCGGACGCCGTGGCGCGCATCATCGCGGCGATCAAGCAGGCGGGGGCGTGA
- a CDS encoding GNAT family N-acetyltransferase, with protein sequence MAISRPEPLTATHILDEFSCGKSSLDRWLKTRALSNQEKGFTAVMVVHEMNRVIGYYGVAPTAIVPTLLPRSIRTGQPPDPVPCLLLGQLATDRSWIGKGIGTGLLKHALQRCVAAASLIGGRALVVKAVDGEAAAFWARRGFLPSKDDPHVLFRSIADIAASLR encoded by the coding sequence TTGGCGATCTCCCGCCCCGAACCGCTGACGGCGACTCACATTCTCGACGAGTTCTCCTGCGGAAAGTCATCTCTCGACCGCTGGCTCAAAACGCGGGCGCTTTCGAACCAAGAAAAAGGCTTCACGGCGGTTATGGTCGTTCACGAGATGAATCGTGTCATCGGCTACTACGGTGTTGCGCCAACGGCGATCGTGCCGACACTGCTGCCCAGGTCCATTCGGACCGGGCAACCGCCCGACCCTGTTCCATGCCTGCTACTGGGACAGCTCGCGACCGATCGGAGCTGGATCGGCAAGGGAATTGGCACGGGCCTGCTCAAGCACGCTTTGCAGCGGTGTGTCGCGGCTGCGAGCCTCATCGGAGGTCGGGCCCTGGTTGTTAAAGCGGTCGACGGCGAAGCGGCCGCGTTCTGGGCGCGACGCGGTTTCCTTCCCTCGAAAGACGATCCTCACGTACTCTTCAGATCGATCGCTGATATTGCAGCATCGCTTCGCTAG
- a CDS encoding IS4 family transposase codes for MPVHSTVFAQLLKPVDRRAFKQIVERHGGDAYDKSFKSWDHLVALIYAQLAGVSSLRALVPAFNADARAHYHLGTRRLARTTLSDANARRPVAVFADLFAMLSGALDRHTRREGADMIRLIDSTPIPLSKFLDYARSNGRTHGLKMHVVHDPRANRPLRAEVTPANVNDIEIGKKTDIEPGAAYVFDKGYCDYRWWTEIAAQGAFFVTRPKANARFRAIAARPLDPESARGDGFAVIADEEVALASKGDSKLPMPLRRITVERDEAKGRIVLIVNDMRRPAAEIAALYKGRWAIELLFRWIKQHLNIKSFIGEAENAVRLQLFAAMIAFTLLRIAACVHKIDMAALRFAELVGRFLFDRRPIALIDKPPIRPKPGRDFSSLQLQLAAL; via the coding sequence ATGCCCGTGCACTCTACTGTATTCGCCCAACTGCTCAAGCCGGTCGATCGGCGCGCCTTCAAGCAGATCGTCGAGCGGCATGGCGGCGACGCCTACGACAAATCCTTCAAGAGCTGGGATCACCTCGTCGCGCTCATCTACGCCCAGCTTGCCGGGGTCTCCAGCCTGCGCGCCCTCGTTCCCGCCTTCAACGCCGACGCGCGCGCGCATTATCACCTCGGGACGCGGCGGCTCGCGCGCACGACCCTTTCCGACGCCAACGCCCGCCGGCCCGTCGCCGTCTTCGCCGATCTCTTCGCCATGCTCTCCGGCGCGCTCGACCGTCATACGCGCCGGGAGGGCGCGGACATGATCCGCCTCATCGATTCGACGCCCATCCCTTTGAGCAAATTCCTCGATTACGCCCGCTCCAACGGCCGCACTCACGGCCTCAAAATGCACGTGGTCCATGACCCGCGCGCCAATCGGCCCCTTCGCGCGGAAGTCACGCCCGCCAATGTGAACGACATAGAGATCGGCAAGAAAACCGATATCGAGCCGGGCGCCGCTTATGTCTTCGACAAAGGCTATTGCGACTATCGCTGGTGGACCGAGATCGCCGCGCAAGGCGCTTTCTTCGTCACCCGGCCGAAGGCGAACGCCCGCTTCCGGGCGATCGCCGCCCGCCCGCTCGACCCCGAAAGCGCGCGGGGCGACGGCTTCGCCGTGATCGCCGACGAGGAGGTGGCGCTGGCCAGCAAAGGCGATTCCAAGCTGCCCATGCCGCTGCGGCGCATCACCGTGGAAAGAGACGAGGCCAAAGGCCGCATCGTCCTCATCGTCAACGACATGCGCCGCCCGGCCGCGGAAATCGCCGCGCTCTACAAGGGCCGCTGGGCAATCGAGCTGCTGTTCCGTTGGATCAAGCAGCATCTCAACATCAAGAGCTTCATCGGCGAGGCCGAAAACGCCGTGCGCCTGCAGCTCTTCGCCGCGATGATCGCCTTCACCCTGCTGCGCATCGCCGCCTGCGTCCACAAGATCGACATGGCGGCACTGCGTTTCGCCGAGCTCGTCGGCCGCTTCCTCTTCGACCGCCGGCCGATCGCGCTTATCGACAAGCCGCCAATCAGGCCCAAGCCCGGCCGAGACTTCTCTAGTCTGCAGCTCCAGCTCGCGGCCCTATGA
- a CDS encoding lipoprotein-releasing ABC transporter permease subunit → MSEATAEAFEGAQPVSRTRAFASFEWMVALRYLRARRADGFVSVIAGFSFLGIMLGVATLIVVTSVMNGFHRELMDKIMGVNGHAFLQAVETPLTDWEDVSTKASAVPGVKLAIPMVEGAAGISTQFGQSGVLVRGIREKDLVRLPGIAGNVKIGALEGFDKGEGVAIGQRLAETLGVTVGDKVSLLIAKGAQTPFGVAPRIKAYTVAAIFSIGMSEFDNVFVYMPLAEAQVFFNRDKEATVIEVFVDNPEQMDLLRAQLDKAVGRPMMITDWRQRNKTFFDTLQVEKNILFIILTLIVIVAAFNIISGLTMLVKDKTRDIAILRTMGASRGSVLRIFLLIGASIGVVGTIAGFLLGLLIASNLETIRSFLNKAFDANLFPAEFYFLSRLPAIVDPREVTMIVVMTLVLAVLASIFPAWKAASLDPIEALRHE, encoded by the coding sequence ATGAGCGAAGCAACCGCGGAAGCTTTCGAGGGCGCGCAGCCCGTCTCCCGGACAAGGGCCTTTGCGTCCTTCGAATGGATGGTGGCGCTGCGCTATCTGCGCGCGCGCCGCGCCGATGGCTTCGTCTCGGTCATCGCCGGCTTCTCTTTCCTCGGCATCATGCTCGGCGTTGCGACCTTGATCGTCGTGACCTCCGTCATGAACGGCTTCCATCGCGAGCTGATGGACAAGATCATGGGCGTCAACGGCCATGCCTTTCTGCAAGCCGTGGAGACGCCGCTCACCGACTGGGAAGACGTTTCTACCAAGGCGTCGGCCGTCCCGGGGGTGAAGCTCGCCATTCCGATGGTCGAGGGCGCCGCCGGTATTTCAACGCAGTTCGGGCAGTCGGGCGTCCTCGTGCGCGGCATTCGCGAGAAGGACCTCGTGCGCCTGCCGGGCATCGCCGGCAATGTGAAGATCGGGGCGCTGGAGGGCTTCGACAAAGGCGAAGGCGTCGCCATCGGCCAGCGGCTGGCGGAGACGCTCGGCGTCACCGTCGGCGACAAGGTGAGCCTGTTGATCGCCAAAGGCGCGCAGACGCCCTTCGGCGTCGCGCCGCGCATCAAGGCCTATACGGTGGCGGCGATCTTTTCGATCGGCATGTCGGAATTCGATAATGTCTTCGTCTATATGCCGCTCGCCGAGGCGCAGGTCTTCTTCAATCGCGACAAAGAGGCGACGGTCATCGAGGTCTTTGTCGACAACCCCGAGCAGATGGACCTGTTGCGGGCGCAGCTCGACAAGGCGGTCGGGCGGCCGATGATGATCACCGACTGGCGCCAGCGCAACAAGACCTTCTTCGACACGCTGCAGGTGGAGAAGAACATCCTTTTCATCATCCTGACGCTGATCGTCATCGTCGCGGCCTTCAATATCATTTCCGGCCTCACCATGCTGGTGAAGGACAAGACGCGCGACATCGCGATCCTGCGGACCATGGGCGCGTCGCGCGGCTCGGTGCTGCGCATCTTTCTGCTCATCGGCGCGTCGATCGGCGTCGTCGGCACGATCGCCGGTTTCCTGCTCGGATTGCTGATCGCGTCGAATCTGGAGACGATCCGCAGCTTCCTGAACAAGGCCTTCGACGCCAATCTTTTCCCGGCGGAATTCTACTTTCTGTCGCGGCTGCCGGCGATCGTCGATCCGCGCGAAGTGACGATGATCGTCGTCATGACGCTCGTTCTCGCCGTTCTCGCCTCGATCTTCCCCGCCTGGAAAGCCGCTTCGCTCGATCCGATCGAAGCGCTGCGGCATGAATAA